In one Nocardioides luteus genomic region, the following are encoded:
- a CDS encoding CbtB domain-containing protein translates to MSQHAVAPVAGADLPTIPLRELAPWALFFGLLGLLALFFISADQGAVSIPSGTLIHEWVHDGRHLLGYPCH, encoded by the coding sequence ATGTCGCAGCACGCTGTGGCGCCGGTCGCCGGCGCAGATCTGCCCACCATCCCGCTCCGTGAGCTCGCCCCCTGGGCGCTCTTCTTCGGTCTGCTCGGTCTCCTGGCGCTCTTCTTCATCAGCGCCGACCAGGGCGCCGTCTCGATCCCGTCGGGCACCCTGATCCACGAGTGGGTCCACGACGGTCGTCACCTGCTCGGCTACCCCTGCCACTGA
- a CDS encoding VWA domain-containing protein — MPVHYPFSAVLGCQADDLDDMGLALVLTTISPEIGGVLVRGEKGTAKSTAVRGLAAVLPSISVYAGDRFSIDPADPSAESPDGPFGSAAVVESRPVRLVELPVGATEDRVVGSLHLESALSRGAVEFEPGLLARAHRGLLYVDEVNLLHDHLVDLLLDAAAMGRVSVERDGVSVEHAARFVLIGTMNPEEGELRPQLLDRFGLTVEVAAPRDPALRAEVVRRRMAFDLDAPAFVERYVAAERDLTARVSAARALVGKVRLTAPGLLKIAEVCAAFEVDGLRADIVTARTAVAHAAWAGRSEVTREDIRRAALLALPHRRRRNPFDAPGLDEDLLDRILGDEELPPEPPEGGPSDGSDSEDSVGLDTPPPSGSGGSTDAEDGSTDAEPPSVEPASEASGVETNTADDAPDQAQSPSGVAGESVTAAAPAYRPRLLTVTGLGTGRTGGRSKAIGSSGRRIGANTSVRGSLHLVETLKAAAGKQAARPRTSAKVELRIEDLRTAVREGREANLVLFCVDASGSMAARKRMAQVKAAVLSLLLDAYRRRDKVGMITFRGEGAELVLPPTGSVDLAAARLDEVPAGGRTPLAEGLLEAARVLQREHLRDPDLRPLLVVVTDGRANSSRKTAQTHGKDAVRRSQQAAAYVAGLGVTTVVIDSESGPMRLGLARQLAEHLGAEHVPVAEVSAEALTSAVHGFTGSTMGRGAA; from the coding sequence ATGCCGGTGCACTATCCATTTTCTGCCGTCCTCGGCTGTCAGGCGGACGACCTCGACGACATGGGCCTCGCGCTCGTGCTCACCACGATCTCCCCGGAGATCGGCGGGGTCCTGGTCCGCGGCGAGAAGGGGACCGCGAAGTCGACGGCCGTACGCGGCCTGGCGGCCGTGCTGCCCTCGATCTCGGTCTATGCGGGGGACCGGTTCTCGATCGACCCCGCCGACCCGTCCGCGGAGTCGCCGGACGGGCCGTTCGGGTCCGCTGCCGTCGTGGAGAGCCGGCCGGTGCGGCTGGTCGAGCTCCCGGTCGGTGCGACCGAGGACCGGGTCGTGGGCTCGCTCCATCTGGAGAGCGCGCTGTCGCGCGGTGCGGTCGAGTTCGAGCCGGGGCTGCTCGCCCGGGCCCACCGCGGACTGCTCTACGTCGACGAGGTCAACCTGCTCCACGACCACCTGGTCGACCTGCTCCTGGACGCGGCCGCGATGGGCCGGGTCTCGGTCGAGCGCGACGGGGTCTCGGTCGAGCACGCCGCCCGGTTCGTGCTGATCGGCACCATGAACCCCGAGGAGGGCGAGCTGCGCCCGCAGCTGCTGGACCGCTTCGGGCTCACCGTCGAGGTTGCCGCTCCTCGCGATCCCGCCCTCCGGGCGGAGGTCGTACGCCGCCGGATGGCCTTCGACCTGGACGCTCCCGCGTTCGTCGAGCGCTATGTGGCCGCCGAGCGTGACCTGACCGCCCGGGTGTCCGCCGCCCGCGCGCTGGTCGGGAAGGTCCGGCTCACCGCACCGGGGCTGCTCAAGATCGCCGAGGTCTGCGCGGCCTTCGAGGTCGACGGGCTGCGCGCCGACATCGTCACCGCCCGCACCGCGGTCGCCCACGCCGCCTGGGCCGGGCGCTCCGAGGTCACCCGCGAAGACATCCGCCGGGCCGCACTCCTGGCCCTTCCGCACCGCCGCCGTCGCAACCCGTTCGACGCTCCCGGTCTCGACGAGGACCTGCTCGACCGCATCCTCGGCGACGAGGAACTGCCGCCGGAGCCCCCGGAGGGTGGGCCTTCGGATGGCTCGGACAGCGAAGACTCTGTTGGTCTCGACACGCCTCCGCCTAGCGGCTCCGGCGGCTCGACCGACGCGGAGGACGGTTCGACCGACGCGGAACCCCCGTCGGTCGAGCCCGCGAGCGAAGCGAGCGGTGTCGAGACCAACACAGCCGATGACGCACCCGACCAGGCCCAATCTCCTTCCGGCGTCGCAGGCGAGTCCGTCACCGCCGCCGCCCCGGCCTACCGCCCCCGCCTCCTGACCGTCACCGGCCTGGGCACCGGCCGCACCGGCGGCCGGAGCAAGGCGATCGGCAGCAGCGGCCGCCGGATCGGCGCGAACACCAGCGTCCGCGGCTCCCTCCATCTCGTCGAGACGCTCAAGGCGGCCGCTGGCAAGCAGGCCGCCCGGCCGCGTACGTCCGCGAAGGTCGAGCTGCGCATCGAGGACCTCCGCACCGCGGTCCGTGAGGGTCGCGAGGCCAACCTGGTGCTCTTCTGCGTGGACGCGTCCGGGTCCATGGCCGCGCGCAAGCGGATGGCGCAGGTGAAGGCCGCGGTCCTCTCGCTGCTCCTCGACGCCTACCGGCGCCGCGACAAGGTCGGGATGATCACCTTCCGCGGCGAGGGCGCCGAGCTGGTGCTGCCGCCGACCGGGTCGGTCGACCTCGCAGCGGCCCGTCTCGACGAGGTGCCCGCCGGAGGACGTACGCCGCTGGCCGAAGGCCTCCTCGAGGCCGCCCGAGTGCTGCAGCGCGAGCACCTGCGTGACCCCGATCTGCGGCCGCTGCTGGTGGTCGTCACCGACGGTCGCGCCAACTCGTCCCGAAAAACTGCGCAGACCCACGGTAAGGACGCCGTCCGACGCTCGCAGCAGGCCGCCGCGTACGTCGCCGGCCTGGGCGTCACCACCGTCGTCATCGACTCCGAGAGCGGACCGATGCGGCTCGGGCTGGCGCGTCAACTGGCCGAGCACCTGGGCGCCGAGCACGTCCCGGTCGCCGAGGTGAGCGCCGAGGCGCTGACGTCGGCCGTCCACGGGTTCACCGGATCCACCATGGGAAGGGGCGCTGCCTGA
- a CDS encoding (2Fe-2S) ferredoxin domain-containing protein, whose protein sequence is MSAPAGRPTLTVCRGCCCGTERKSPGVDHAAVLSTLNAAAGESATVRVADCLGPCERADVVVVGPSPEGRQRGAKPVWVARAGSERVADALAEWTRAGGPGVADAPPAVMARAFRHGR, encoded by the coding sequence ATGAGCGCCCCCGCCGGGCGGCCGACGCTGACGGTCTGCCGCGGCTGCTGCTGCGGGACCGAGCGGAAGTCGCCCGGGGTGGACCACGCCGCCGTGCTCAGCACGCTGAACGCGGCGGCCGGGGAGTCGGCGACCGTACGTGTCGCCGACTGCCTCGGCCCGTGCGAACGGGCCGACGTCGTGGTCGTCGGCCCCTCACCCGAGGGGCGGCAGCGTGGGGCGAAGCCCGTCTGGGTCGCCCGGGCCGGCTCGGAGCGGGTCGCCGACGCGCTGGCCGAGTGGACCCGCGCTGGCGGGCCGGGCGTCGCCGACGCACCGCCGGCGGTCATGGCCCGAGCGTTCCGTCACGGGCGCTGA
- a CDS encoding CbtA family protein, giving the protein MSPRAFLVRGLLAGLLAGVATFLVAYAVGEPQVGAAIALEEAGGDGHSHSHAAEGAEGEEEAAEVSRTNQSTWGLLTGTLAVGVALGGIVGLVAAATLGRLGRLTPGQSTALVTLIGFVAVALVPFLKYPATPPAVGSGDTIGVRTAVYFAFQALSVVAAVVVTYAAVRLRGRFGTYLAVVGATAAYLAVMVVAGELFTTVNEVGDFPADTLWFFRRASLITLATMWGVLGVALTGLVIRLYAAERAVAERKALAASL; this is encoded by the coding sequence ATGAGCCCGCGTGCCTTTCTCGTACGCGGCCTCCTAGCCGGCCTCCTCGCCGGAGTCGCCACCTTCCTGGTGGCGTACGCCGTCGGTGAGCCGCAGGTCGGTGCTGCCATCGCGCTGGAGGAGGCCGGCGGCGACGGACACTCGCACTCGCATGCCGCCGAAGGTGCTGAGGGCGAGGAGGAGGCCGCCGAGGTCTCCCGCACCAACCAGAGCACCTGGGGGCTGCTGACCGGCACCCTCGCGGTCGGCGTCGCGCTCGGCGGCATCGTCGGGCTGGTCGCCGCGGCAACGCTGGGTCGTCTGGGACGGCTCACGCCGGGCCAGTCGACGGCGCTGGTCACCCTGATCGGGTTCGTCGCGGTCGCACTCGTGCCGTTCCTCAAATACCCGGCGACCCCGCCGGCGGTCGGCAGCGGCGACACCATCGGCGTACGCACCGCGGTCTACTTCGCCTTCCAGGCCCTCTCGGTCGTGGCGGCGGTGGTCGTGACGTACGCCGCGGTGCGGCTGCGCGGGCGGTTCGGCACCTACCTCGCCGTCGTCGGCGCGACCGCGGCCTACCTGGCCGTGATGGTCGTCGCCGGAGAGCTGTTCACGACGGTCAACGAGGTCGGGGACTTCCCGGCCGACACGCTGTGGTTCTTCCGCCGGGCCTCGCTGATCACGCTCGCCACGATGTGGGGCGTGCTCGGAGTGGCACTGACCGGACTGGTCATTCGTCTGTACGCGGCAGAGCGCGCTGTCGCGGAACGCAAGGCCCTGGCCGCCAGCCTGTGA
- a CDS encoding cobyrinate a,c-diamide synthase, whose amino-acid sequence MVTLPRLVVAAPSTGSGKTTIATGLMAALRASGMTVSGHKVGPDYIDPGYHALATGRPGRNLDPHLVGVERVVPLLLHGAAGAEVAVIEGVMGLYDGRLGTDGFASTAHVAALTSSPVVLVLDVARMSRSAAAIAAGMAAFDPSVRIGGVVLNRCSPGRNAEEIRRALEQVGLPVLGMLPRDESLASPSRHLGLVPVAERDESVALIERLGEQVAAHLDLSALLDVARSAPDLDAEPWDPATALEMDAAPGGERPVVAVAGGRAFTFRYPETEELLEAGGCDVRPFDPLTDPALPEGTRGIYLGGGFPEVYAADLAANTSLLRDLRAAVEAGIPTVAECAGLLYLAESLDEVPMAGAIPTRAAMSERLTLRYPVATAESDSFLTRAGEQVTGHEFHRTITSPPAGTQAAWAVDGVQTGFSSDTVHASYLHVHWAGHPHLARRFAESVGRAAPAGRAASASERVETNTVESSATGDRVGLDTPPPSSSGGSTSEVADPLRHHGDVEVGDGLLDFAVNVYPDPRPEWLDQALHDSLAPTAYPDEEPARAALAKHHGRERTEVLPTAGAAEAFTLVARARTWRKPVVVHPQFTEPHAALEQASHTVTEVRLRAEDGFVLDPAAVPGDADLVVVGNPTNPTGVLHPAATLRGLLRPGRLVVVDEAFMDAVPGEPETLTAERAEGLLVIRSLTKHWSIPGVRAGYVVGDATAIGDLEAVRTPWSVSATAGAAMLACATERASAEARERAERIATWREHLEAGLREQQIEYVPSTASFVLARPGAGVREALREQGIAVRRADTFPGLGPDWVRIAVRPEEITDQLLTALRRTGGDR is encoded by the coding sequence ATGGTGACCCTGCCCCGGCTGGTGGTTGCGGCTCCGTCGACGGGTTCGGGGAAGACGACGATCGCGACCGGGCTGATGGCGGCGCTGCGCGCCTCCGGGATGACCGTGAGCGGGCACAAGGTCGGCCCGGACTACATCGACCCCGGCTACCACGCGCTCGCGACCGGACGCCCGGGCCGCAACCTCGACCCGCACCTGGTCGGCGTCGAGCGGGTGGTGCCGCTGCTGCTCCACGGTGCCGCTGGTGCCGAGGTGGCGGTCATCGAGGGCGTCATGGGGCTCTACGACGGCCGCCTCGGCACCGACGGCTTCGCCTCCACCGCGCATGTCGCCGCACTGACCTCCTCGCCGGTCGTCCTGGTCCTCGACGTCGCCCGGATGTCCCGCTCCGCTGCCGCGATCGCCGCCGGGATGGCGGCCTTCGACCCGTCCGTACGCATCGGGGGAGTCGTGCTCAACCGCTGCTCTCCCGGGCGCAACGCCGAGGAGATCCGGCGAGCGCTGGAGCAGGTCGGTCTGCCGGTGCTCGGCATGCTCCCGCGGGACGAGTCGCTCGCCTCCCCGTCGCGTCACCTGGGTCTCGTCCCGGTCGCCGAGCGCGACGAGTCCGTCGCGCTGATCGAGCGCCTGGGGGAGCAGGTCGCCGCCCACCTCGACCTGTCCGCCCTGCTCGACGTCGCCCGCTCCGCTCCCGATCTGGACGCCGAGCCGTGGGATCCGGCCACGGCGCTGGAGATGGACGCCGCGCCGGGCGGGGAGCGTCCGGTCGTCGCGGTCGCGGGCGGCCGGGCGTTCACGTTCCGCTACCCCGAGACCGAGGAGCTCCTGGAGGCCGGAGGCTGCGACGTACGCCCCTTCGACCCGCTCACCGATCCCGCGCTCCCCGAGGGCACGAGGGGGATCTATCTCGGTGGCGGCTTCCCGGAGGTGTACGCCGCCGACCTGGCCGCCAACACGAGCCTGCTCCGCGACCTGAGGGCCGCCGTCGAGGCCGGGATCCCGACCGTCGCCGAGTGTGCCGGACTCCTCTACCTGGCCGAGTCGCTCGACGAGGTCCCGATGGCCGGCGCCATCCCCACCCGGGCTGCGATGAGCGAGCGCCTGACCCTGCGCTACCCGGTCGCCACCGCCGAGTCCGACTCCTTCCTCACCCGCGCCGGCGAGCAGGTGACCGGCCACGAGTTCCACCGCACCATCACCTCGCCCCCGGCCGGCACCCAGGCGGCGTGGGCCGTCGACGGTGTGCAGACAGGCTTCAGCAGCGACACCGTCCACGCGTCGTACCTCCACGTGCATTGGGCCGGCCATCCACACCTTGCCCGCCGCTTCGCCGAATCCGTCGGTCGAGCCGCCCCGGCTGGTCGAGCCGCGAGCGCCAGCGAGCGTGTCGAGACCAACACGGTCGAATCGAGCGCGACCGGGGACCGTGTTGGTCTCGACACGCCTCCGCCCAGCAGCTCCGGCGGCTCGACCAGCGAGGTGGCCGACCCGTTGCGGCACCACGGCGATGTCGAGGTGGGCGACGGGCTGCTCGACTTCGCGGTGAACGTCTACCCGGACCCGCGACCGGAGTGGCTGGACCAGGCGCTCCACGACTCGCTGGCCCCCACCGCCTACCCCGACGAGGAGCCGGCGCGCGCGGCGCTGGCCAAGCATCACGGCCGCGAGCGCACCGAGGTGCTCCCGACGGCCGGTGCGGCCGAGGCGTTCACGCTGGTCGCCCGGGCCAGGACGTGGCGTAAACCGGTCGTCGTGCACCCGCAGTTCACCGAGCCCCACGCGGCGCTCGAGCAGGCCAGCCACACGGTGACCGAGGTGCGCCTCCGTGCCGAGGACGGGTTCGTCCTCGACCCGGCAGCCGTACCCGGTGACGCCGACCTGGTCGTCGTCGGCAACCCGACCAACCCCACCGGAGTGCTCCATCCCGCCGCCACCCTCCGCGGACTCCTCCGCCCCGGCCGCCTGGTCGTGGTCGACGAGGCGTTCATGGACGCGGTCCCCGGCGAGCCCGAGACCCTCACCGCGGAGCGGGCCGAGGGCCTGCTGGTGATCCGGAGCCTGACGAAGCACTGGTCGATCCCGGGGGTCCGCGCGGGCTACGTCGTCGGCGACGCCACCGCGATCGGCGACCTCGAGGCCGTACGCACCCCGTGGTCCGTCTCGGCCACCGCCGGCGCCGCGATGCTCGCCTGCGCCACCGAGCGCGCGAGCGCCGAGGCCCGCGAGCGCGCCGAGCGCATCGCCACCTGGCGCGAACACCTCGAGGCGGGCCTGCGCGAGCAGCAGATCGAGTACGTCCCCTCGACCGCCTCCTTCGTCCTGGCCCGCCCCGGCGCCGGGGTCCGGGAGGCCCTGCGTGAGCAGGGCATCGCCGTACGCCGCGCCGACACCTTCCCCGGGCTCGGCCCGGACTGGGTGCGGATCGCGGTGCGCCCCGAGGAGATCACCGACCAGCTCCTGACCGCCCTGCGGCGGACCGGGGGAGACCGGTGA
- a CDS encoding cobalamin biosynthesis protein, with protein MSPRAIGLLAGFALDRLLGDPRRYHPVAGFGTVAMKAEQTCYADDRARGVLHTATLVGGAVVLGAAAERLAPGRAGKMLVTAAATWAVLGGRSLEREALAVHAHLDTGDLPAARQRLTHLVGRDTAELDASEVSRAVVESVAENTSDAVVAPLVWGALAGVPGLLGYRAANTLDAMVGHHNDRYERFGWASARLDDLLNLPGSRLSGLLTLAAAPSRATQAWQAWRRDAAQHPSPNAGVVEASFAGALDIRLGGTNRYYGNRVEHRAVMGDGRAATPADVVGATTLARRVGIGAALVAAAYAAVAQRP; from the coding sequence GTGAGCCCACGGGCGATCGGGCTGCTGGCCGGCTTCGCGCTGGATCGCCTGCTCGGCGATCCCCGGCGCTACCACCCGGTCGCCGGCTTCGGCACGGTCGCGATGAAGGCGGAGCAGACGTGCTACGCGGACGATCGTGCCCGAGGAGTCCTCCACACCGCGACGCTGGTCGGGGGAGCGGTCGTCCTCGGCGCCGCCGCCGAGCGCCTCGCTCCCGGCCGGGCCGGGAAGATGTTGGTCACCGCCGCCGCCACCTGGGCTGTCCTGGGCGGCCGCTCGCTGGAACGCGAGGCACTGGCGGTCCACGCACACCTCGACACGGGTGACCTGCCCGCCGCGCGGCAGCGGCTGACCCACCTCGTCGGCCGCGACACCGCCGAGCTCGATGCGTCCGAGGTCTCCCGCGCGGTGGTCGAGAGCGTCGCGGAGAACACCTCCGACGCGGTGGTCGCGCCGCTGGTGTGGGGTGCGCTCGCGGGCGTACCCGGCCTTCTCGGCTACCGCGCCGCCAACACCCTGGACGCGATGGTCGGCCACCACAACGACCGCTACGAGCGCTTCGGCTGGGCCAGCGCCCGCCTCGACGACCTGCTCAACCTCCCCGGCTCACGACTCTCCGGCCTGCTCACCCTGGCCGCCGCGCCGTCACGGGCGACGCAGGCCTGGCAGGCCTGGCGCCGCGACGCAGCGCAGCACCCGAGCCCGAACGCGGGTGTCGTCGAGGCGTCCTTCGCCGGTGCCCTCGACATCCGCCTCGGCGGCACGAACCGCTACTACGGCAACCGGGTCGAGCACCGCGCGGTCATGGGTGACGGCCGCGCCGCCACCCCCGCGGACGTCGTCGGCGCCACCACCCTGGCCCGCAGGGTCGGCATCGGCGCGGCCCTGGTCGCGGCGGCGTACGCGGCGGTCGCTCAGCGCCCGTGA
- the cobO gene encoding cob(I)yrinic acid a,c-diamide adenosyltransferase, producing the protein MPKGQPLNVPDDGLTTRQRRNRPLVMVHTGPGKGKSTAAFGLALRGWNQGWRIGVFQFVKSAKWRIGEQTVLERLGKLHEETGEGGPVDWHKMGSGWSWSRKQGEAEDHAAAAAEGWAEIKRCLADERYDLLVLDEFTYPIKWGWVDAAEVASVLAERPGRQHVVITGRDADPAVLEVADLVTEMTKIKHPMDAGQKGQKGIEW; encoded by the coding sequence ATGCCGAAGGGACAGCCGCTGAACGTGCCCGACGACGGGCTCACCACCCGCCAGCGCCGCAACCGGCCGCTGGTGATGGTCCACACCGGTCCCGGCAAGGGGAAGTCGACCGCCGCCTTCGGCCTCGCGCTGCGCGGCTGGAACCAGGGCTGGCGGATCGGGGTCTTCCAGTTCGTGAAGTCGGCCAAGTGGCGCATCGGCGAGCAGACCGTGCTCGAGCGCCTCGGCAAGCTGCACGAGGAGACCGGCGAGGGCGGACCGGTCGACTGGCACAAGATGGGCTCCGGCTGGTCCTGGAGCCGCAAGCAGGGGGAGGCCGAGGACCACGCCGCGGCCGCCGCCGAGGGCTGGGCCGAGATCAAGCGGTGCCTGGCCGACGAGCGCTACGACCTGCTCGTCCTCGACGAGTTCACCTACCCGATCAAGTGGGGCTGGGTCGACGCCGCCGAGGTCGCCTCGGTGCTCGCCGAGCGGCCGGGGCGCCAGCACGTCGTCATCACCGGCCGCGACGCCGATCCCGCCGTGCTCGAGGTCGCCGACCTGGTCACCGAGATGACCAAGATCAAGCACCCCATGGACGCCGGGCAGAAGGGCCAGAAGGGCATCGAATGGTGA
- a CDS encoding ribonucleotide-diphosphate reductase subunit beta yields MGLIDTEGLPIRTEKSAYVFDYPMAEDLAKKQRSIFWTAEEIPVENDKQDFLVNMTDAEQAAVKTTLKLFTIYELILGGEVWGDRLFHAFPRPEIQMMTNAFSFAELNMHAPFYAKLNKTLMIDTEEFYDSYKNDPVLAERIAFVWDAIADEDLLYALSVFTLMENCVLYSNFAFLKHFQSGGKNLLQNVISGINFSARDENLHATGGAWLFNTTLDEYAATVPADKFEAERDDLFARVRGVAEHLYAHEARIVEMLFAHGPITGIEQADLEAFVRSRIDMTLENMRMEPLFGVETNPVAEWFYAGINGTQFHDFFQVTGNEYNRNIGETEFEF; encoded by the coding sequence ATGGGCTTGATCGACACCGAGGGTCTACCGATCCGCACCGAGAAGTCGGCGTACGTCTTCGACTATCCGATGGCCGAGGACCTGGCCAAGAAGCAGCGGAGCATCTTCTGGACCGCCGAGGAGATCCCGGTCGAGAACGACAAGCAGGACTTCCTGGTCAACATGACCGACGCCGAGCAGGCTGCGGTCAAGACGACGCTGAAGCTGTTCACCATCTACGAGCTGATCCTCGGCGGCGAGGTGTGGGGCGACCGGCTCTTCCACGCGTTCCCGCGGCCCGAGATCCAGATGATGACCAACGCCTTCTCCTTCGCCGAGCTGAACATGCACGCGCCGTTCTACGCGAAGCTCAACAAGACGCTGATGATCGACACCGAGGAGTTCTACGACTCCTACAAGAACGACCCGGTGCTGGCCGAGCGGATCGCCTTCGTGTGGGACGCCATCGCCGACGAGGACCTGCTCTACGCGCTGAGCGTCTTCACGCTGATGGAGAACTGCGTCCTCTACTCCAACTTCGCCTTCCTCAAGCACTTCCAGTCCGGTGGCAAGAACCTGCTGCAGAACGTGATCAGCGGCATCAACTTCTCCGCCCGCGACGAGAACCTGCACGCCACCGGCGGTGCCTGGCTGTTCAACACGACGCTGGACGAGTACGCCGCGACCGTCCCGGCCGACAAGTTCGAGGCCGAGCGCGACGACCTCTTCGCCCGCGTCCGCGGCGTCGCCGAGCACCTCTACGCCCACGAGGCCCGGATCGTGGAGATGCTCTTCGCCCACGGGCCGATCACCGGCATCGAGCAGGCCGATCTGGAGGCCTTCGTGCGCTCCCGCATCGACATGACCCTGGAGAACATGCGGATGGAGCCGCTGTTCGGGGTCGAGACCAACCCGGTCGCCGAGTGGTTCTACGCCGGCATCAACGGCACCCAGTTCCACGACTTCTTCCAGGTCACCGGCAACGAATACAACCGCAACATCGGCGAGACGGAGTTCGAGTTCTGA
- a CDS encoding ribonucleotide reductase N-terminal alpha domain-containing protein, translated as MSSTSWEALSAERKALQDEGTVPAFMTTAGYAMFKAKYTVADQSVRERYETIAATAGGLADEMYPREDGVSWTEPFFEAIWNGWLSPSTPVLSNLGTDRGLPVSCEGSYVEDSVWGFYETLKEAAILSQNGFGTSAYLGDVRPRGAKFSDNGKANGVVPVFCNFVEMTNQISQGATRRGSWAGYLPVDHPDFYELADLIFREPANKNVGWIFSQAFIDRMLAGDKDALERYQRVLKIRVVLGKGYIWKVDTVNAAQTESYQANGLANKASNLCSEITLFSDEDHSYTCVLSSLNLSTYDEWKDQDTAYVATVFLDAVAEAFLRKARTIRGLERAVRYTEKARSLGLGVMGYHDYLQKQRVPFESDKAAALNKDIFERISSRADAASRWMGSVAGIPEWCVGRRNSHLMAIAPTMSTAVIVGGTSQGIEPYVANVWNQTTSAGEMPRANQNLVEVMKERGVYDQAHISDIIDHGGSVQHVSWLDDHEKEVFRTGYEIDQEILLARASDRQVYIDQAQSLNLFFQADATPQYISKIHKLALLDPNIKSLYYLRSRAGIQASKQSTSTTPTAKA; from the coding sequence ATGAGCAGCACCAGCTGGGAGGCGCTCTCCGCCGAGCGCAAGGCACTGCAGGACGAGGGCACCGTGCCTGCCTTCATGACCACCGCGGGCTACGCGATGTTCAAGGCCAAGTACACCGTCGCGGACCAGAGCGTCCGCGAGCGCTACGAGACCATCGCGGCCACCGCCGGCGGGCTGGCCGACGAGATGTACCCCCGCGAGGACGGCGTCTCCTGGACGGAGCCGTTCTTCGAGGCGATCTGGAACGGCTGGCTCTCCCCCTCGACGCCGGTGCTGTCCAACCTCGGCACCGACCGCGGCCTGCCGGTCTCGTGCGAGGGGTCCTACGTCGAGGACTCGGTCTGGGGCTTCTACGAGACCCTCAAGGAGGCCGCGATCCTGTCCCAGAACGGGTTCGGCACCTCGGCGTACCTCGGTGACGTCCGGCCGCGCGGCGCGAAGTTCAGCGACAACGGCAAGGCCAACGGCGTGGTCCCGGTCTTCTGCAACTTCGTGGAGATGACCAACCAGATCAGCCAGGGCGCCACCCGCCGCGGCTCCTGGGCGGGCTACCTGCCCGTGGACCACCCGGACTTCTACGAGCTCGCCGACCTGATCTTCCGCGAGCCGGCCAACAAGAACGTCGGCTGGATCTTCAGCCAGGCCTTCATCGACCGGATGCTCGCCGGCGACAAGGACGCCCTGGAGCGCTACCAGCGGGTGCTGAAGATCCGGGTCGTGCTGGGCAAGGGCTACATCTGGAAGGTCGACACCGTCAACGCGGCGCAGACCGAGTCCTACCAGGCCAACGGCCTGGCCAACAAGGCCTCCAACCTGTGCTCGGAGATCACCCTCTTCAGCGACGAGGACCACTCCTACACCTGCGTGCTCTCCTCGCTGAACCTGTCGACCTACGACGAGTGGAAGGACCAGGACACCGCGTACGTCGCGACCGTCTTCCTGGACGCGGTCGCCGAGGCGTTCCTGCGCAAGGCGCGTACCATCCGCGGTCTGGAGCGGGCGGTGCGCTACACCGAGAAGGCCCGCAGCCTGGGCCTCGGCGTGATGGGCTACCACGACTACCTGCAGAAGCAGCGGGTGCCGTTCGAGTCGGACAAGGCGGCAGCGCTGAACAAGGACATCTTCGAGCGGATCTCGTCCCGTGCCGACGCCGCCTCGCGGTGGATGGGCTCGGTCGCCGGCATCCCCGAGTGGTGCGTCGGACGGCGCAACTCCCACCTCATGGCGATCGCGCCGACGATGAGCACCGCGGTGATCGTCGGCGGCACCAGCCAGGGCATCGAGCCGTACGTCGCCAACGTCTGGAACCAGACCACCTCCGCCGGCGAGATGCCGCGGGCCAACCAGAACCTCGTCGAGGTGATGAAGGAGCGTGGCGTCTACGACCAGGCCCACATCTCCGACATCATCGACCACGGCGGCTCGGTCCAGCACGTCTCGTGGCTCGACGACCACGAGAAGGAGGTCTTCCGGACCGGCTATGAGATCGACCAGGAGATCCTGCTCGCCCGGGCCTCCGACCGGCAGGTCTACATCGACCAGGCCCAGTCGCTGAACCTGTTCTTCCAGGCCGACGCGACCCCGCAGTACATCAGCAAGATCCACAAGCTCGCGCTGCTCGACCCGAACATCAAGAGCCTGTACTACCTGCGCTCGCGCGCCGGTATCCAGGCCAGCAAGCAGTCCACTTCGACCACTCCGACCGCAAAGGCGTGA